The Lathyrus oleraceus cultivar Zhongwan6 chromosome 5, CAAS_Psat_ZW6_1.0, whole genome shotgun sequence genome includes the window attaattaattttggACATTTCCCATTTCTATTCATTCAATTGTCACCTTTTATATTTTTCTGGGAGGCACTTTTTTAATGTTAGGAATAGAATCCTGTATATAGTTttgaataattttaatttattctttttttttgtctGTAAGTCTAATATATTatgtttttgaaaaaaaatagGATATGTACtaataaaataattttacatCTATCATTAATTTTTTATTGGATGACAGAAAACTATTTTAAATTCAGTGCAAATAGATTAAACTCTTATTTTTCTTTCTAAAATTTATAAAAACTATTTTCAATAAAAGTGCAAGgaaattttttaattaattaatatattaCAATATTTCCGATTTTTTTACTCATTCTATTACTATATTCCTAGTTATATTCTTTATTTATAAATTAGCCATATTTGCAAATTAAGTCTGGATTTGTTTGAATATAGTTCATTGAGTTGGACATTTTGACTTATACTTCATTTTCTAGACACCGTTTCGGAAAACtcttttttgttttattttttttaactTTAATTTAGTTTTGGCCATTATCCGTTTCTATCCATTCAATTACTTATGTTTTAATAAAACAAGttttatttatgatttttttataGACTTTTTTTTTGTATGTTAAgtttacaaaaaaaatatttaacaAAAAGGAATGAGAAATATATTCAATATTTATTAGTATATTCTTATATTCCTAAATAAATACTTTATACATGATTTACTACTTCTATTTCATAGTATTTATCATATTTAGAAAAATAATTGTCTAAAAAGTGGttcttttttatattttcaatgtaatttttaattatttattttttactCAAACTATCTAATTAATATTATGTGTCCACCCAGAAAAATTAATCTAATTGCATGCAAATGAATAttataatataaaaataattttagtttGTTAATGTATATAATTTATGGGACATTTGATTTATATTCATTGTCATTTAATATAGACAATTAAAAAATATCTAAAACCCCTCCttataattaattattaattgATTTAGAGGAGATTGATGCTGGATTTAACATGAGTTTCACTGTTCAATTCTCTATTATTTAATATTAGAACTGACCCGGAATCCAATTACTAGCGGTGGAAAAAAAGACCAACCCTTGCAAGAGTTTGAACAAGATTCATAAACTGACCCCTAATAGGATTACTAGCATAAGATTCAGTGTTATTAATCGAATAGCTGAACCGATATACTAGGTACTACATTACTGACTTTAATTTCGGTGCAACCTTTAACATTAATAAGGGTCTACATCACATGTTTCTCTAAGTGGAGAACTTTAATGAATTTAGTGGGTTCGCAAGAATTTAAGCATAATGATATGATGGAGCATTATAGTGCCATTTATGAAATATTGCCCCACATTTATAGTAGAGGAACCAACCACCTAAGAATTTGGCTTAACTTACTTTATACCATACATGCAGGTAACGTATTTCAAATGTGGAGGAGTTTCTTTAGGAGTTGGTATGCAACATCATGTAGCTGATGGAGCATCTGGTCTTCATTTCATCAACTCATGGTCTGACATGGCTCGTGGCATTGATGTTTCCATTTCACCATTCATTGATAGAACATTACTTCATGCTCGGGATCCACCTCAACCTGTTTTTGATCACATTGAATACAAACCTCCACCATCAATGAAAACTGATCATCCCTTATTGCAACCACCTGCAAAACCAGACTCGGACGCTGCTGCTGCAGTGTCCATCTTCAAATTGACCCGCAACCAACTCAACATCTTGAAGGGTAAGTCCAAAGAAGATGGAAACACTATCAACTATAGCTCTTATGAGATGCTGGCAGGTCATGTATGGAGAAGTGTAAGTAAAGCAAGAGCACTTCCTAATGATCAAGAAACAAAACTGTACATTGCAACAGATGGAAGATCAAGGCTTCAACCTCCACTTCCGCAAGGCTACTTTGGCAATGTGATATTCACAACAACTCCAATAGCAGTTGCAGGGGATTTAATGTCAAAACCAACATGGTATGCTGCTAGCAGAATCCATGATGCGTTGTTACGAATGGATAATGAATATTTGAGATCTGCTTTGGACTATCTTGAGCTACAACCTGATTTAAGAGCTCTTGTTCGTGGAGCACATACTTTTAAGTGTCCAAATCTTGGTATCACTAGCTGGGCAAGGTTGCCAATCCATGATGCCGACTTTGGTTGGGGAAGACCTATATTCATGGGACCTGGTGGCATTGCATATGAAGGACTATCTTTCATCATTCCAAGCTCAACAAATGATGGTAGTTTGTCTGTGGCAATTGCTCTGCCTCCTGACCAGATGAAACTGTTTCAGGAATTTTTCTATGATATTTGAGGGATTTTGTCATTCAACATATACTCATATGGGAATGCTTTAATCTTTCTAA containing:
- the LOC127087655 gene encoding shikimate O-hydroxycinnamoyltransferase isoform X1, with the protein product MFVLVAVKMLIKVKNSTMVRPAEETPPTAIWNSNVDLVVPNFHTPSVYFYRPNGASNFFDAKIMKEALSKVLVPFYPMAARLRRDEDGRVELYCDGQGVLFVEADTTASVDDFGDFAPTLRLRELIPAVDYSAGIETYPLLVLQVTYFKCGGVSLGVGMQHHVADGASGLHFINSWSDMARGIDVSISPFIDRTLLHARDPPQPVFDHIEYKPPPSMKTDHPLLQPPAKPDSDAAAAVSIFKLTRNQLNILKGKSKEDGNTINYSSYEMLAGHVWRSVSKARALPNDQETKLYIATDGRSRLQPPLPQGYFGNVIFTTTPIAVAGDLMSKPTWYAASRIHDALLRMDNEYLRSALDYLELQPDLRALVRGAHTFKCPNLGITSWARLPIHDADFGWGRPIFMGPGGIAYEGLSFIIPSSTNDGSLSVAIALPPDQMKLFQEFFYDI
- the LOC127087655 gene encoding shikimate O-hydroxycinnamoyltransferase isoform X2, which codes for MLIKVKNSTMVRPAEETPPTAIWNSNVDLVVPNFHTPSVYFYRPNGASNFFDAKIMKEALSKVLVPFYPMAARLRRDEDGRVELYCDGQGVLFVEADTTASVDDFGDFAPTLRLRELIPAVDYSAGIETYPLLVLQVTYFKCGGVSLGVGMQHHVADGASGLHFINSWSDMARGIDVSISPFIDRTLLHARDPPQPVFDHIEYKPPPSMKTDHPLLQPPAKPDSDAAAAVSIFKLTRNQLNILKGKSKEDGNTINYSSYEMLAGHVWRSVSKARALPNDQETKLYIATDGRSRLQPPLPQGYFGNVIFTTTPIAVAGDLMSKPTWYAASRIHDALLRMDNEYLRSALDYLELQPDLRALVRGAHTFKCPNLGITSWARLPIHDADFGWGRPIFMGPGGIAYEGLSFIIPSSTNDGSLSVAIALPPDQMKLFQEFFYDI